The Dyella sp. 2HG41-7 sequence GCTTTACCGGCGTTCATTTCTTCAATCCGCCGCGTTACATGCATTTGGTCGAGCTGATTCCGACCAAGTTGACGGATACCAAGGTGCTCGAAGGCCTGGAAGCGTTCCTGACCACCACCGTCGGCAAAGGCGTGGTGTACGCGAAGGACACGCCGAACTTCATCGGCAACCGCATCGGCGTGTTTTCGATGCTGGCCACGATGTATCACACCGAACAATTCAAACTCGGTTTCGATACGGTCGATGCGCTGACCGGCCCGGCGATCGGGCGCCCCAAGAGCGCCACCTATCGCACGGCTGACGTCGTGGGTCTGGACACCATGGCGCACGTCATCAAGACCATGGCCGATACGCTCGCCGACGATCCGTGGCACGAGTACTTCAAGGCTCCCGTTTGGTTGAGCGGCCTTATTGAACAAGGCGCGCTGGGCCAAAAGACCGGCGCTGGTTTCTATCGCAAGGCCGGTAAAGATATCGTGGTGCTGGATGTCGCCAAGCGCGACTACCGTCCCTCCGAGCAAAAAGCCTCGGACGAAGTCGCGGCGATTCTTGCGATTAAAGATCCCGCTGAAAAGTTCGGCAAGCTGCGCGCGTCCAGCGATCCGCAAGCGCAATTCTTGTGGGCAACGTTCCGCGATCTGTTCCACTACACCGCTTATCACCTGGCCGATATCGCCGACACGGCGCGCGATGTCGACTTCGCCATCCGCTGGGGCTACGGCTGGAAACTGGGGCCGTTCGAAACCTGGCAAGCCGCGGGCTGGCAGCAGGTGGCGACCTGGATTCAAGAAGACATCGACGCCGGCAAAGCGATGAGCAAGGCGCCGCTGCCGAAGTGGGTGACGGACGGCCGCACGGGCGTGCACGGCAAGAACGGTTCGTACTCCGCAGCCGCCAATGCCGACAAGCCGCGTTCGCAGCATCCGGTCTATCAGCGTCAATTGTTCCCGGACGCCATTCTTGGCGAGCGCTTCGATCAAGGCGCCACGGTGTGGGAAAACGACGGCATCCGCTTGTGGACGCTGGGCGACGATAACGTCGGCATCATCTCGTTCAAGACCAAGATGAACACGGTCAACGATCAGGTGCTCGACGGTATCCAGCACGCAATCGGTATTGCCGAAGAAAAGCTCAAAGCGGTGGTGATCTGGCAGACCAACGAGCCGTTCTCCGCCGGCGCCGATTTGAAGGGCGCACTGGGTTTACTGCAAGCGGGCAAGATCAAAGATTTCGAAGCGATGGTCGCCAACTTCCAGCGCACCAGCATGCGTATCAAGCATGCCTTGGTGCCGGTGGTTGCTGCGGTGCGCGGTCTCGCGCTCGGTGGCGGCTGCGAATTTCAGATGCATTCCGCACGCACCGTCGCCGCGCTGGAAAGCTATATCGGCCTGGTCGAAGCCGGCGTGGGTTTGTTGCCGGCCGGCGGTGGCTTGCATGAACTGGCAGTGCGCGCCGCGCAAACCAATCCGACCGATCCGTTCGAAGCATTGAAGAAAGTCTTCGAAACGGTCGCGATGGCGAAAGTTTCGGGCAGCGCATTGGAAGCCAAGCAACTTGGGTTGCTGCGCGAAAGCGACATCGTCGTTTTCAATGCATACGAACTGCTTTATGTCGCCAAGCAAGTCGCAAGTTCGCTGGCCGAAAGCGGCTGGCGCGCGCCGATGTACGCACGCAGCGTTCCGGTTGCCGGCGATGTGGGTACTGCGACGTTCAAGGCGTCGCTCGCCAATTTGCAAGCCGGTTACTTCGCGTCTGAACACGATGTCGCGATCGCGACGCGCATCGCCGACACCTTGTGCGGCGGCGCGATTGAACGTGGCTCGCTGGTGGATGAAGAGTGGTTGCTGGCGTTGGAGCGCAAGCATTTTGTGGAGCTTGCGCAAACCGAAAAAACGCAGGCGCGCATTGCCCACACCATGACCACCGGTAAACCGCTGCGTAACTAAGCGCTCGTCGCCCCACCACCAAAGACATTGGGTCCCGGCTTTGGCCGGGACGACGACAAACCAAACGGCGTCGCTGCACAGTGCGCGACGCCACGGAGCAAAGACCATGACCAAGCAAGTGCAAGACGCCTACATCGTCGCCGCCACCCGCACGCCGGTCGGCAAGGCGCCGCGCGGCGTATTCCGCAACACGCGTCCCGACGACATGCTCGCGCACGTAATCCGTGCCGTGATGGCGCAAGCGCCGGGCATCGATCCGCATCGCATCGGCGATGTCATCATCGGCTGCGCCATGCCCGAAGCCGAGCAAGGCATGAACGTGGCGCGCATCGGCCTACTGCTCGCCGGCCTGCCCGACACGGTGCCCGGCGTCACCGTCAATCGTTTCTGTTCGTCCGGCCTGCAATCGGTGGCGATGGCGGCCGACCGCATTCGCCTGGGTGAGGCCGAATTGATGATCGCCGGCGGCACCGAGAGCATGAGCATGGTGCCGATGATGGGTCACAAAGTGGCCATGAATCCGGGCATCTTCGACAACGAGCACATCGGCATCGCTTACGGCATGGGCATCACGGCCGAAAACGTGGCCAAGCAGTGGAAGATTTCCCGCGAAGCGCAAGATACGTTCGCCGCGCAAAGCCATGAACGCGCTCTCGCCGCGATCAAAGCGGGCGAGTTCAAGAGTGAAATCACGCCGTATCAGCTCGACGATCACTACCCCGACCTCGCCACGCGCGGCATCGTCACCGACAGCCGCCTGATCGACACCGACGAAGGTCCGCGCGCCGGCAGCACGCCCGAAGTGCTCGGCAAGCTGAAGACAGTGTTCCGTAACGGCCAGTTTGGCGGCTCGGTGACGGCAGGCAATTCGTCGCAAACCTCCGATGGCGCCGGCGCGATCCTCCTTGCCAGCGAACAAGCGATCAAGGACTACAACCTCACCCCGCTAGCGCGCTTCGTCGGCTACTCCGTAGCGGGCGTGCGCCCGGACATCATGGGCATCGGTCCCAAGGAAGCGATTCCGAAAGCGCTCAAGCTCACCGGCATCACGCAGGATCAGCTCGATTGGATCGAACTGAACGAAGCGTTTGCCGCACAGGCGCTCGCCGTAATCGGCGACCTTGGCCTAGATACCGCCAAGGTGAATCCGCTCGGCGGCGCCATCGCGCTCGGCCATCCACTCGGAGCGACCGGCTCCGTGCGCGTGGCGACCCTGGTGCACGGCCTGCGTCGCCGCAAACAGAAATATGGCATGGTGACCATGTGCATCGGCACCGGCATGGGCGCAGCCGGTATTTTCGAAGCGCTCTGAATCGACGCCGCATCGCGCCCTCTTCCCAAAGGGGAGAGGGCTGGGGTGAGGAGGGGTAAACCTCGCCCCAACACCCATAACAACCACGCACAGACCTTCCAAGCCGCAAGACATCCACACTCTTGCGCACGGCCTCGCAAAAACGCTCTTGTCGCCGCTTCGCCTCCAGCGAATAATGCAGCATGTTGCGGCGCACACCCCCGATGCGCCCACATCTTGGGTGTTTACGACATTCCTGCCACTTTGGCTCAGGCACGTTGCGCCCGCTGCAGGAACTCTTTGTGAGCGTGTTGACTGAGGAAAAGGTTGACGCACCGGCCATTACGCAGCCGGTCTATCCCGATTACCGCGTCATATCTCTGATCGTGGGTTGCGCGATCTTCCTCGAGCAGGTCGACGGCACGGTGCTCGCCACCGCCCTTCCCACCATGGCGCGCGATTTCCACGTTTCCGCCCCGGCGATGAGCGTGGCCGTGACCAGCTATCTGTTGGCGCTGGCTATTCTGATTCCTGTCAGCGGCGCGATTGCGGATCGCTTCGGCGCCAAGCGCGTCTTCAACAGCTCCATCGTCGTATTTATCATCGGTTCGATTCTGTGCTCGCTCACCAAGAGCCTCCCGATGATGGTGGCTGCACGCCTGTTGCAAGGCACGGGCGGCGCGATGATGGCGCCCGTCGGTCGACTGGTGGTTTTGCGTACGGTGGAACGACGCCATCTGGTGTCGTCGATGATGTGGACGCTGATTCCCGCCATTCTCGGCACGATGGCCGGGCCGCCACTGGGCGGCTTTATCGTTCAATATCTCGATTGGCGTTGGATTTTCTA is a genomic window containing:
- a CDS encoding 3-hydroxyacyl-CoA dehydrogenase/enoyl-CoA hydratase family protein; this encodes MTAPSQPKSALRIRKAAVLGAGVMGAQIAAHLTNANVETVLFDLPAKDGPKSGIALKAIENLKKLSPAPLADSTRAAAIIPANYDDNLDELKDVDLVIEAIAERMDWKLDLYKKIAPHVSPTAVLASNTSGLSINGLAEALPEEMRHRFTGVHFFNPPRYMHLVELIPTKLTDTKVLEGLEAFLTTTVGKGVVYAKDTPNFIGNRIGVFSMLATMYHTEQFKLGFDTVDALTGPAIGRPKSATYRTADVVGLDTMAHVIKTMADTLADDPWHEYFKAPVWLSGLIEQGALGQKTGAGFYRKAGKDIVVLDVAKRDYRPSEQKASDEVAAILAIKDPAEKFGKLRASSDPQAQFLWATFRDLFHYTAYHLADIADTARDVDFAIRWGYGWKLGPFETWQAAGWQQVATWIQEDIDAGKAMSKAPLPKWVTDGRTGVHGKNGSYSAAANADKPRSQHPVYQRQLFPDAILGERFDQGATVWENDGIRLWTLGDDNVGIISFKTKMNTVNDQVLDGIQHAIGIAEEKLKAVVIWQTNEPFSAGADLKGALGLLQAGKIKDFEAMVANFQRTSMRIKHALVPVVAAVRGLALGGGCEFQMHSARTVAALESYIGLVEAGVGLLPAGGGLHELAVRAAQTNPTDPFEALKKVFETVAMAKVSGSALEAKQLGLLRESDIVVFNAYELLYVAKQVASSLAESGWRAPMYARSVPVAGDVGTATFKASLANLQAGYFASEHDVAIATRIADTLCGGAIERGSLVDEEWLLALERKHFVELAQTEKTQARIAHTMTTGKPLRN
- a CDS encoding acetyl-CoA C-acyltransferase, encoding MTKQVQDAYIVAATRTPVGKAPRGVFRNTRPDDMLAHVIRAVMAQAPGIDPHRIGDVIIGCAMPEAEQGMNVARIGLLLAGLPDTVPGVTVNRFCSSGLQSVAMAADRIRLGEAELMIAGGTESMSMVPMMGHKVAMNPGIFDNEHIGIAYGMGITAENVAKQWKISREAQDTFAAQSHERALAAIKAGEFKSEITPYQLDDHYPDLATRGIVTDSRLIDTDEGPRAGSTPEVLGKLKTVFRNGQFGGSVTAGNSSQTSDGAGAILLASEQAIKDYNLTPLARFVGYSVAGVRPDIMGIGPKEAIPKALKLTGITQDQLDWIELNEAFAAQALAVIGDLGLDTAKVNPLGGAIALGHPLGATGSVRVATLVHGLRRRKQKYGMVTMCIGTGMGAAGIFEAL